From one Gammaproteobacteria bacterium genomic stretch:
- the rseP gene encoding RIP metalloprotease RseP — translation MDTLTQIFAFLVTVLVLVSIHEAGHMVVARVLGIKVLRYSIGFGKALWKRTSKKSGVEYVIAMIPLGGYVNLVDERNAPVSEDDKPYAFNRKPLWVRSAVVAAGPVTNLILAVLIYWIMFSVGVETVQPIIGKITPQSLAANADMQSGDIISQIDGKPVTDWSDIMLTAVSRIGGQGELTIETRSSTGRVSEHKIDVSRWKTDPLTPDPLQSLGFEPYRPALPAVVENVKEGSVADKAGVKPGDRFFSINGSPVKDWADLVTTIQPHPGETFKFILIRDGIPIALTFASDKKFMIRGFKNVGVIGVTVKPTSYPETMKFVKQYNPIYAVFPAIKETVRFFDFNFVVMKKLVMGELSLKTLGGPITIFGTADRAFKAGLIAFVNFLALMSVMLAFVNVLPIPGLDGGHLLYFLIEFIIRRPLSMAVEIVATRIGFVLLILLTLAAVYNDILRLIN, via the coding sequence ATGGATACACTAACACAAATTTTTGCTTTTCTGGTGACGGTTCTGGTGCTCGTTTCTATTCATGAGGCAGGGCATATGGTGGTTGCCAGAGTCTTGGGGATTAAAGTACTGCGTTATTCCATCGGTTTTGGTAAAGCTTTGTGGAAACGTACCTCTAAAAAAAGCGGTGTAGAATATGTCATTGCGATGATTCCGCTCGGTGGGTATGTCAATTTAGTCGATGAGCGTAATGCACCAGTTTCGGAAGACGATAAACCGTATGCATTCAATCGAAAACCCTTGTGGGTACGAAGTGCTGTTGTAGCAGCCGGGCCTGTGACTAATCTTATTCTTGCAGTATTGATTTATTGGATAATGTTTAGTGTCGGTGTGGAGACCGTGCAACCGATCATTGGAAAGATAACTCCGCAATCACTCGCCGCAAACGCAGACATGCAGTCAGGGGATATCATCAGTCAAATTGATGGAAAACCGGTTACCGATTGGTCAGATATTATGCTAACGGCCGTAAGTCGAATTGGGGGTCAAGGTGAGCTAACGATTGAAACTCGATCATCAACGGGGCGTGTCAGTGAACATAAAATTGATGTATCTCGTTGGAAGACAGATCCGCTCACGCCAGATCCTTTACAAAGTTTAGGTTTTGAACCATATCGGCCAGCTTTACCTGCTGTGGTTGAAAATGTAAAAGAGGGAAGTGTCGCAGATAAAGCAGGTGTAAAACCCGGCGATCGATTTTTTTCTATTAATGGAAGCCCCGTTAAAGACTGGGCTGATTTAGTTACGACAATTCAACCACATCCCGGTGAAACATTTAAATTTATTTTAATTCGTGATGGTATTCCAATCGCTTTAACATTTGCTTCCGATAAAAAATTTATGATTCGTGGTTTTAAAAATGTCGGTGTAATTGGAGTGACTGTGAAGCCGACGTCATATCCTGAGACGATGAAATTTGTAAAACAATATAATCCTATTTACGCTGTATTTCCTGCGATAAAAGAAACGGTTCGTTTTTTTGATTTCAATTTTGTTGTAATGAAAAAATTAGTGATGGGTGAGCTCTCTTTGAAAACGTTGGGAGGGCCTATCACAATTTTTGGTACTGCTGATCGCGCTTTTAAAGCAGGACTTATTGCGTTTGTGAATTTTCTTGCATTGATGAGTGTCATGTTAGCGTTCGTCAATGTGCTCCCGATACCAGGCCTGGATGGTGGGCATCTTTTATATTTCTTAATTGAATTTATCATTCGAAGACCTTTGTCGATGGCTGTAGAAATTGTCGCTACGCGTATAGGATTTGTCCTTCTTATCCTCTTGACGTTGGCTGCAGTTTATAACGACATTTTGCGCTTGATTAATTGA
- a CDS encoding MFS transporter produces the protein MTAEPKQMQSVPLSWRAIIVYSLAAAFLCYEMALQVSPSVMTTQLMRDLSVDAAGLGIISGFYFYSYTLMQIPAGLLFDRFSTRWLTTISLLVCAAGATFFGMADSVMYASLGRFFMGLGSAFAFIGVLVVATRWFPLKYFAFLVGIAQFLAAMGAMGGEAPLASAVNKFGWRPTITWLAFAGGLLALCILFIVHHKPEGTQHSSQKSKDYGIMRSIQSVLGNLQTWWLALYAFACWAPITAFASLWGVPYLMARYNVSNTLASEAMAMVWIGLGIASPIIGWYSDQLGRRRSLLNFCALVGVIASVILLYVPTIPFALTFVLLFAFGVATAGQILSFAVVRDINRPEVTATAIGVNNMAVVAGGALFQPLVGYLLRLNWTGEIVNNVPVYSVENYTIALLVVPVCFFLSYISGQFLIRETYCKPQYTYQTNS, from the coding sequence ATGACTGCTGAACCCAAACAGATGCAATCAGTGCCATTATCATGGCGGGCAATTATCGTTTATTCATTGGCAGCGGCTTTTCTATGTTATGAAATGGCTCTGCAAGTATCCCCTAGTGTAATGACTACTCAGTTGATGCGTGATCTTTCTGTAGATGCAGCGGGATTGGGAATCATTTCTGGCTTTTATTTTTACTCCTATACCTTAATGCAAATCCCCGCTGGTTTGCTGTTTGACCGTTTTAGTACCCGATGGCTCACTACAATCTCATTACTGGTCTGTGCGGCGGGTGCAACCTTTTTTGGGATGGCAGATTCCGTCATGTACGCAAGCCTGGGTCGTTTCTTTATGGGGCTTGGGTCGGCTTTTGCATTTATCGGTGTATTAGTTGTTGCTACGCGCTGGTTTCCCCTCAAATATTTCGCTTTTCTCGTCGGCATCGCTCAATTTTTAGCGGCTATGGGTGCCATGGGTGGTGAAGCGCCGTTAGCGTCTGCGGTGAACAAGTTCGGTTGGAGACCTACCATTACGTGGCTTGCATTTGCTGGTGGATTATTGGCACTGTGCATTTTATTTATAGTCCATCACAAACCTGAAGGTACTCAACATTCTAGTCAGAAATCAAAAGACTATGGAATTATGCGAAGTATTCAGTCTGTCTTAGGCAATCTTCAAACGTGGTGGCTAGCCCTTTACGCCTTCGCGTGCTGGGCACCGATCACAGCCTTTGCGTCATTGTGGGGAGTCCCGTATTTAATGGCTCGTTATAATGTGAGCAACACGTTGGCGAGTGAAGCCATGGCAATGGTCTGGATTGGGCTTGGTATTGCCAGTCCGATCATCGGTTGGTATTCCGATCAATTAGGGCGTCGTCGAAGTTTATTGAATTTTTGTGCGCTCGTTGGTGTGATCGCATCGGTGATATTACTGTACGTTCCTACAATTCCTTTTGCTTTAACGTTTGTATTACTGTTTGCATTTGGCGTTGCAACGGCAGGCCAGATTTTAAGTTTCGCAGTGGTACGTGATATCAATAGACCTGAAGTGACTGCAACTGCAATTGGTGTTAATAATATGGCGGTTGTTGCTGGGGGGGCGTTATTTCAACCCTTGGTCGGATATCTTTTACGTTTAAATTGGACTGGAGAAATAGTCAATAATGTACCGGTTTATTCTGTAGAGAATTACACTATTGCACTTCTGGTTGTACCGGTGTGTTTTTTCTTGAGTTATATTTCAGGCCAATTTTTAATTCGCGAAACGTACTGCAAACCTCAGTATACTTATCAAACGAATTCCTAG